The genomic DNA TCAGACTCAGGAGAGCTTTTATCTACGCCATCGCCGCGATCCCGATCCTCAAGAAATCGCTCGCGACACGGGGATGTCGTTCGAATCGACCAAACGAGCGTTGGGAGCACTTCGCGAGGTCGTGTCGATCCACGACCGGACCGATGACGACCAGATGACTCTCGCCGAAACGCTGCCCGAGGTTTCGGAAACGTCCGACCCGGCGTTCCTCGAGGAACAGCAGAACCTGCGGCCGATGGTGCTGGGGATGCTGAGTCGCTTGGATCCGCGGGAGCGGCGGATCGTCGAGTTGCGGTTTGGAATTAAAGATGGCAAGCCGAGAACGTTGACCCAAGTCAGTTCGGCGATGTCGTTGTCGCGGGAACGGATTCGTCAGATCCAAACCCAAGCGATGTCGAAGCTGGAGGACATGTCCGAAGGGATGGACGACTTCTGATTCGATTCGATCGCGATGAAGGCCAGCCAAACGCGGCGGATTGGATGCCGCGTCGCTGGCCAAACCGTTAACCTCCCCGCGACGCGTGGGCTCTCGTCGGGCGGCTTGCATCGCAAGTCAAACGACGCGGGCCTCGCGTCGCGGTCCTTTTGGCTTAATGAGCCCGGCAAATTCGCTAGCTCATTGAGCCGACTTGCTGGTCTCGTGCAGCAGCACACCCTGTTCATCGCGCCAGCGGAAGTGCAGCGTTGCCGGTTGCGAATCGTCGGCGGCTGGAGTCAGATGGATTTCCAAAAAGCCGCCCGAACGCGGATCTTGCAGGTAGGGTTGTTTGATCAAACCTTCGGGATCGGTGGAAGCTGGATCGCCTGCTTTCCGACCGAGCCTGGAATTGGCGTCGACCAATGCACCACAGGAAAACTCTTCGAATCCCGAGGGATCGATCGCGTGGTATTGCCAATGGCGGTCGCCGCAGACGACAAAGAAGTTGCCTTGGTCGAGCTGCTTCGTTTTCAGCCAGGCAAAAAATTGGTCCCGTTCGGTCCGGAACCCGCCGATGTTGGCGTGGTTGTCGGTCTTGCGTTTGTCATCGGGGCCAACCATCGGCGTCGGCGAGATCAGCAACTTAAACGTCGCGTCGCTCGCTTCGAGAGTCTTCATCAACCACGCTTTCTGCTCGGCACCCCAGATCGTTTTGTCGGGGCCATCCTCGATTTTGTTATCGCTGCGATACATCCGGTTTTCGGTCATCCAGATCTGCAGGTCCTTGCCGATCCGAAACGTGCGGTACGTTTTTGCATCGGCATCGTCGGCTTGAGCGACCGGCAATTGCTCCAACATCAAGCGGCGGCCGAGGACGGGCGAGGGGCTGTAGTTGCCGGAGTTATCGCAATCGTCGCGGCGATAATCGTGATCGTCGATCATCCAATAGGTCGGCACCGCGGCAAACAGATCGCGGAACCGCGGTTGGACAAACTGCTCGTGCCATTTCTGGCGAAGCTCTTCAACGCTCTTCGCCCGCGGTTTATTGGGCGTGTCGTAATAGACGTTGTCGCCGGTGCCGACAAAAAAGTCGGGCTGCAGTTTTAGGATCGATGCCAGCGCGGGGTATCCCAGATGCTTGTCGACTCCTTCATAAGGTGCCGGCAGGTTGGTGTTGTTCTGCACCTTGTGCTGTTTCAAATCGATCCGTTGATCGCCATGGAACTTGGCGTAATTCATCCCCGTGACGACGACAAAACGCACCTCCGCGGGAGCTTCGGTCGCCGGCAGGGTCTTGAAACGAGCGACCGGTCCGGGTTGCGTGATCCCGGCGCTCGATGTGAGTTCGGTTTCGCAGCGGTAGCGAGTCGCGGGATCGAGCGATCGGAAGCTCGCTCGGGCAATAAAGTCTCGCTGCTGGCTGGCCTTTAAAATTTGTTTGCCAACAACCTGGGCACTCCCCTCCTTAAACAATTGAAAGGCAACCGTGCCTGCCAATCCTGGCAAATCGCGATCGACAAGGGTGTCGGTCGAGGTCAGTCGCACTTGGACGTTCGCCGACGCGCTGGTCAATTCGCCGACCATGATTCCCATCCCGGCCTTGGGGACCGCTTTCGGATTCGGCGGTTGAGCCGAGACCGCGACTGCGGAAGCTAACAGGACGATGAACGGAAACGACAGGCGGTTCGGGGTGGTAAGCGATAGCAAGTTAGAACCTCTTCGGATGCCATGCGGAGGAAGGTCACGGGGAAGTGAAACCATTCTAGCAAGTGATGCGACTGAAGCGGAGATCGCTCCAGAGAAAACCAATGCTTGCAGGCCATCGATCGGTTCAATTGAAAACGCGGCGATATCGAGGTGGGACGCCGTCGCTTTTGTCTGGGGTTGGTATATCAGTTGGCGAAGCTCAAGAAGGCGAGCACGCACAACTGAACCAACGCGACACCGCTGGCGGCGAGGTTGGCCAAGTGATGTTTCCAGTGGCTGATCATGAACAGCGATCCGATCGCCAGTACCGTGCCGCCGCACTTCAGGCCGATGAACCGCGCCAAGTGTTCGACGCCCATGCCTTGGATCGAATCGAGATTCAAGATCCCGCGAGCGACGGGGTTCTGTTCCAGGTAAGCCAACGAATCGGCATATTTAATTGTCAAGTAAATGTCGTAGGCCGACACGAGTCCGATCCAGATGGCCAACAGTGCGAGAATAGTTGGCGAGGTTTCGATTGCACGTGCCCAATTTTTTGGCACTTGGAAGAAGCTGTATTGTTCCCAATCCGCTTGCAGTTGGCCTGTTGCGTTACTCATCGGTCGATTTTCCCATGCAAATTTGAACGTGTGGCTTTCGGAGGGTGGTGACTTCCCACACCCCCTGTTCCATTCCGCTCTCAGACAATGCAATTGCCGTGCCGAGAACATCGGGCTCTACGGAGGATATCGCCCTTAAAGTTCAAAATGCATGATGAAAATAGCGTTAAGGTATTTAGTCCGCCGTTGTGCGAAGGGGCCTGGCGGCTACCCCAATCGGTTCAGCGGGATCGGATCACCCCGCTGCGGACCTCCCAACGCTACAATCCTTCCCCCACGACCATGCTGACCGCGGCGACGATCATCGTGATAGCATTCAAGCTAAAGTGCACAATTAGCGACGGCCAAATGCTATGAGTTTGTCGGTAGAGGTATCCGAGCCCTAGGGCGAGGAAGAAGAGGGTCACCGGAGCGGGCCCATGCCCTAGGTGGGCGAGCGCGAAAAATAGACTGCTGACCAAGATCGGCCAGTAGGGAACTCGGCGAGAATCCTCCGCTGCCGTCGTATCGGCGGCAGCTAGGACTGTTGAGGGAATCGCAGCCTCGGATTGCTGCCACTGCGGAGTCCCCTGCTCTGCCGCCGCGGACTGCGGCAGCTGGGAGTCGGTCGGTTGAGGGCCGCCCATCGCTTTGCTTTCCAGCCAGCCTTGCAGCACGACGCGAAACAGGAACTCTTCGGTTAGCGGAGCGACGATGACCGCCACGACGGCCATCGGCAACAGATAGATCGGATCGCCCGATTTCTGCAGCAGTTCCAAAACAGGGTGTTCATATTCGACCCACCAAGCGGTGAGGATCGCTTGCAGCAGATAGATTGGCGGCAGCAACGCGATGACTCCCAACAGCCCCGTCGCCATGTGCGACCAGCGGAGCGCAAAGCCTAGGTCGATCGAACTGGATCGATAGAGGGCAACCAACCAGACTATTAATAGTCCACACGCAACGATTCT from Rosistilla oblonga includes the following:
- a CDS encoding alkaline phosphatase D family protein, which translates into the protein MLSLTTPNRLSFPFIVLLASAVAVSAQPPNPKAVPKAGMGIMVGELTSASANVQVRLTSTDTLVDRDLPGLAGTVAFQLFKEGSAQVVGKQILKASQQRDFIARASFRSLDPATRYRCETELTSSAGITQPGPVARFKTLPATEAPAEVRFVVVTGMNYAKFHGDQRIDLKQHKVQNNTNLPAPYEGVDKHLGYPALASILKLQPDFFVGTGDNVYYDTPNKPRAKSVEELRQKWHEQFVQPRFRDLFAAVPTYWMIDDHDYRRDDCDNSGNYSPSPVLGRRLMLEQLPVAQADDADAKTYRTFRIGKDLQIWMTENRMYRSDNKIEDGPDKTIWGAEQKAWLMKTLEASDATFKLLISPTPMVGPDDKRKTDNHANIGGFRTERDQFFAWLKTKQLDQGNFFVVCGDRHWQYHAIDPSGFEEFSCGALVDANSRLGRKAGDPASTDPEGLIKQPYLQDPRSGGFLEIHLTPAADDSQPATLHFRWRDEQGVLLHETSKSAQ
- a CDS encoding CPBP family intramembrane glutamic endopeptidase; the encoded protein is MSPLEIFSAVFGLFVLAMIAASLIAWSIALRRVWQGGDILPLEYRTPVGWGVDGVIVALGLVVLLANAASFVAQRAGWLELPKDPQQTPISLSDMSTLLSIEGGSRIVACGLLIVWLVALYRSSSIDLGFALRWSHMATGLLGVIALLPPIYLLQAILTAWWVEYEHPVLELLQKSGDPIYLLPMAVVAVIVAPLTEEFLFRVVLQGWLESKAMGGPQPTDSQLPQSAAAEQGTPQWQQSEAAIPSTVLAAADTTAAEDSRRVPYWPILVSSLFFALAHLGHGPAPVTLFFLALGLGYLYRQTHSIWPSLIVHFSLNAITMIVAAVSMVVGEGL